A genome region from Triticum aestivum cultivar Chinese Spring chromosome 2B, IWGSC CS RefSeq v2.1, whole genome shotgun sequence includes the following:
- the LOC123043819 gene encoding endo-1,4-beta-xylanase 1 isoform X3: MTFGSTEQKALDLSHRSSLIAAQGEENHSAPDKVIMENILPNGDFSEDLCLWHSNGCHAFVAVEGSGYHNGIKPHSGSKYAVVTHRTQTWQGLEQDLENISAGTEYIVTAYVRVHGEFHEPVGVQATLKLEGEGSPTNYHSVARILASQECWEKLEGSFELTTIPSRLVFYLEGPPAGVDLLIDSVTISCKKAESKTSSLIGGTANIILNCDFSEGLHSWHPICCHAYVASQWSGFLDGIRGDSGENYAVVSKRTEPWQGLEQDITDRVSAGTVYAVSARVRVDGNIHGKAEVKATLRLQNPDGSTHYNPIGRVLASKEKWEKLEGSFSLTNMPKCVVFYLEGPPAGADLIIDFVTIARSEHKQPKEVKSISGIETIIKNPQFEEGLSNWSGRGCNICRHEFTAYGNVKPVNGSYFASATGRVHSWNGIQQDITGRVQRKVSYEISSPVRIFGSANETEVRTTLWVQEYGREQYLCISKNQASDKRWTHLKGKFILHAPFSKVVLFIEGPPAGIDILVDGLVLSPARKLDAAPRPKVENVLYGANIMQNSACSRGLAGWSPMGSCRLSIHTESPHMLSSILKDPSNQKHISGRYILATNRTDVWMGPSQVITDKLKLHTTYRVSAWVRAGSGGNGRHHVNVCLGVDDQWVNGGQIEADGDQWYEIKGAFKLEKKPSKVIAYVQGPPPGVDIRVMGLQIYPVDRKARFEYLKDKSDKVRKRDIVLKFQGLDAANVFGSALRVQQTENSFAFGSCINRSNIENEDLADFFVKNFNWAVFENELKWYWTEAEQGKINYKDSDELLKFCQKHNKQVRGHCLFWEVEDSVQPWLRSLHGHHLMAAVQGRLQSLLSRYKGQFKHHDVNNEMLHGSFYQDRLGRDIRAHMFREAHKLDPSAVLFVNDYNVEDGCDSKSTPEKFVEQIVDLQERGAPVGGIGVQGHISHPVGDIICDSLDKLAILGLPIWITELDVSAENEHIRADDLEVCLRECFAHAAVEGVVLWGFWETFMFRNHAHLVDADGTINETGRRYLALKQEWLTKTDGDIDHHGEFKFRGYHGSYTVEVATPSGKVTRSFVVDKENPVQVVTLNI; the protein is encoded by the exons atgacatttggtagcacagagCAGAAGGCGCTCGATCTGTCTCATCGCTCATCGCTCATCGCAGCACAG GGAGAGGAGAATCACAGTGCTCCTGACAAAGTTATCATGGAGAACATTCTACCAAACGGTGATTTTTCTGAAGATCTCTGTTTATGGCATTCTAACGGTTGCCATGCGTTTGTTGCCGTTGAAGGGTCTGGTTACCATAATGGTATAAAGCCACATTCAGGGTCTAAATATGCTGTAGTTACTCATCGCACACAGACTTGGCAAGGGCTTGAGCAGGACTTAGAAAACATTAGTGCCGGTACCGAATATATTGTTACTGCCTATGTTAGAGTTCATGGGGAATTTCATGAGCCTGTTGGAGTCCAGGCCACGCTAAAACTTGAGGGGGAGGGGTCTCCTACCAACTACCATTCCGTTGCAAG GATTTTGGCCTCACAAGAATGCTGGGAGAAGTTGGAAGGTTCGTTTGAGCTTACAACTATACCAAGCCGCTTGGTGTTTTATCTTGAAGGTCCCCCTGCTGGTGTAGATTTGCTCATAGATTCAGTTACCATTTCCTGCAAG AAAGCAGAGAGCAAGACTTCTTCATTGATTGGTGGAacagcaaacatcattttaaattgTGATTTTTCAGAAGGCCTTCATTCATGGCATCCTATCTGCTGCCACGCGTATGTGGCATCACAATGGTCCGGTTTCCTTGATGGTATTAGAGGGGACTCAGGAGAGAATTATGCTGTTGTTTCAAAGAGAACTGAACCCTGGCAAGGTCTCGAACAAGATATTACAGATAGAGTATCTGCTGGTACAGTTTATGCAGTTTCGGCGCGTGTTAGAGTTGATGGGAATATCCATGGCAAAGCTGAAGTCAAAGCAACCCTGAGGTTGCAAAATCCAGATGGATCAACACACTACAATCCTATTGGAAG AGTATTAGCCTCAAAAGAGAAGTGGGAGAAGTTGGAAGGTTCTTTTTCTTTGACAAATATGCCAAAGTGTGTGGTTTTTTACCTTGAAGGGCCTCCTGCTGGGGCGGATCTTATTATTGATTTTGTTACTATTGCTAGGTCTGAACATAAGCAGCCAAAG GAAGTAAAATCAATAAGTGGAATCGAGACTATTATCAAGAATCCTCAGTTTGAAGAAGGGTTAAGCAATTGGTCTGGACGAGGATGTAATATCTGCAGGCATGAGTTCACTGCATATGGGAATGTAAAGCCCGTAAATGGCAGCTACTTTGCTTCAGCAACTGGACGGGTTCACAGTTGGAATGGCATACAGCAAGATATCACAGGCAGAGTGCAGAGAAAAGTTTCTTACGAGATTAGTTCTCCTGTTCGCATATTTGGCAGTGCTAATGAGACTGAAGTTCGGACTACTTTGTGGGTACAAGAATATGGCCGTGAGCAATATCTATGCATTTCGAA AAACCAGGCCTCTGATAAGCGCTGGACACATTTGAAAGGAAAGTTTATCCTTCATGCTCCCTTCTCCAAAGTTGTCCTCTTTATAGAGGGGCCACCAGCAGGAATTGACATCCTTGTAGATGGCCTTGTCCTATCTCCTGCAAGAAAACTTGATGCTGCTCCACGCCCAAAAGTTGAG AATGTTCTGTATGGAGCTAATATCATGCAGAATAGTGCTTGCTCTCGCGGGCTTGCTGGGTGGAGTCCAATGGGTTCATGTCGATTGAGTATCCATACCGAATCACCCCATATGCTATCTTCCATCCTGAAGGACCCCTCGAATCAGAAACATATAAGTGGTCGTTATATCCTTGCTACAAACCGCACTGATGTGTGGATGGGCCCTTCTCAGGTGATAACAGACAAGCTAAAGCTACACACTACTTACCGAGTCTCTGCCTGGGTACGAGCTGGCTCTGGAGGAAATGGCCGTCACCATGTCAATGTTTGTCTTGGTGTAGATGATCAATGGGTTAATGGTGGGCAAATAGAAGCTGATGGGGATCAATGGTATGAAATCAAAGGAGCATTCAAGCTTGAAAAGAAGCCATCTAAAGTTATTGCATATGTTCAGGGTCCCCCTCCGGGTGTTGATATCCGAGTCATGGGTCTCCAAATTTATCCAGTTGATAGGAAAGCACGTTTTGAATATCTTAAGGACAAATCAGATAAG GTAAGGAAGCGTGATATTGTTCTAAAGTTCCAAGGATTAGATGCTGCGAATGTTTTTGGTTCAGCTCTCAGGGTACAACAGACTGAGAACAGTTTTGCATTTGGATCATGCATAAACCGAAGTAACATCGAGAATGAGGATCTTGCTGATTTCTTCGTGAAGAATTTTAATTGGGCTGTATTTGAGAATGAACTGAAGTGGTACTGGACAGAGGCGGAACAAGGGAAGATAAATTATAAAGACTCTGACGAGTTGCTTAAATTCTGTCAGAAACATAACAAACAAGTTCGCGGTCACTGCTTATTCTGGGAAGTGGAAGATTCAGTGCAGCCATGGCTTCGATCACTGCATGGACACCACTTGATGGCTGCTGTACAAGGTCGTTTACAGAGCCTGTTATCAAGGTACAAAGGCCAGTTTAAACATCATGATGTAAACAACGAGATGCTTcatggatctttttatcaagatagGCTTGGAAGGGACATCAGAGCTCACATGTTCAGGGAAGCCCATAAGCTTGATCCTTCAGCAGTCCTCTTTGTCAATGACTACAACGTCGAAGATGGGTGCGATTCGAAATCCACCCCAGAAAAGTTTGTGGAGCAGATTGTCGATCTCCAAGAACGGGGCGCCCCAGTTGGTGGGATCGGCGTGCAAGGTCATATCAGCCATCCAGTGGGAGATATCATCTGCGATTCTCTAGACAAGCTAGCTATACTGGGTCTCCCTATCTGGATTACTGAACTGGATGTCTCGGCGGAGAACGAACACATCCGAGCGGATGATCTCGAGGTGTGCCTCCGTGAATGCTTCGCCCATGCCGCTGTGGAGGGGGTGGTCCTCTGGGGATTCTGGGAGACGTTCATGTTTCGGAATCATGCTCACCTGGTTGATGCTGATGGAACAATCAACGAGACCGGCAGAAGGTACCTTGCCCTGAAGCAGGAGTGGTTGACCAAAACCGATGGTGACATCGATCACCATGGGGAGTTCAAATTCAGAGGCTACCATGGGTCATACACCGTAGAGGTAGCGACGCCCTCGGGGAAGGTGACCCGATCATTTGTTGTGGACAAGGAGAACCCTGTGCAGGTGGTTACCTTGAACATTTAG
- the LOC123043819 gene encoding endo-1,4-beta-xylanase 1 isoform X2 codes for MMRRCGWLSLLCRPRRGGRAAVLPPPNPDPPPPQPKGEENHSAPDKVIMENILPNGDFSEDLCLWHSNGCHAFVAVEGSGYHNGIKPHSGSKYAVVTHRTQTWQGLEQDLENISAGTEYIVTAYVRVHGEFHEPVGVQATLKLEGEGSPTNYHSVARILASQECWEKLEGSFELTTIPSRLVFYLEGPPAGVDLLIDSVTISCKKAESKTSSLIGGTANIILNCDFSEGLHSWHPICCHAYVASQWSGFLDGIRGDSGENYAVVSKRTEPWQGLEQDITDRVSAGTVYAVSARVRVDGNIHGKAEVKATLRLQNPDGSTHYNPIGRVLASKEKWEKLEGSFSLTNMPKCVVFYLEGPPAGADLIIDFVTIARSEHKQPKEVKSISGIETIIKNPQFEEGLSNWSGRGCNICRHEFTAYGNVKPVNGSYFASATGRVHSWNGIQQDITGRVQRKVSYEISSPVRIFGSANETEVRTTLWVQEYGREQYLCISKNQASDKRWTHLKGKFILHAPFSKVVLFIEGPPAGIDILVDGLVLSPARKLDAAPRPKNVLYGANIMQNSACSRGLAGWSPMGSCRLSIHTESPHMLSSILKDPSNQKHISGRYILATNRTDVWMGPSQVITDKLKLHTTYRVSAWVRAGSGGNGRHHVNVCLGVDDQWVNGGQIEADGDQWYEIKGAFKLEKKPSKVIAYVQGPPPGVDIRVMGLQIYPVDRKARFEYLKDKSDKVRKRDIVLKFQGLDAANVFGSALRVQQTENSFAFGSCINRSNIENEDLADFFVKNFNWAVFENELKWYWTEAEQGKINYKDSDELLKFCQKHNKQVRGHCLFWEVEDSVQPWLRSLHGHHLMAAVQGRLQSLLSRYKGQFKHHDVNNEMLHGSFYQDRLGRDIRAHMFREAHKLDPSAVLFVNDYNVEDGCDSKSTPEKFVEQIVDLQERGAPVGGIGVQGHISHPVGDIICDSLDKLAILGLPIWITELDVSAENEHIRADDLEVCLRECFAHAAVEGVVLWGFWETFMFRNHAHLVDADGTINETGRRYLALKQEWLTKTDGDIDHHGEFKFRGYHGSYTVEVATPSGKVTRSFVVDKENPVQVVTLNI; via the exons ATGATGCGGCGCTGCGGGTGGCTTTCGCTTCTCTGCCGCCCCCGCCGGGGTGGCCGCGCCGCCGTCTTGCCGCCGCCCAACCCAGATCCACCGCCTCCCCAGCCCAAG GGAGAGGAGAATCACAGTGCTCCTGACAAAGTTATCATGGAGAACATTCTACCAAACGGTGATTTTTCTGAAGATCTCTGTTTATGGCATTCTAACGGTTGCCATGCGTTTGTTGCCGTTGAAGGGTCTGGTTACCATAATGGTATAAAGCCACATTCAGGGTCTAAATATGCTGTAGTTACTCATCGCACACAGACTTGGCAAGGGCTTGAGCAGGACTTAGAAAACATTAGTGCCGGTACCGAATATATTGTTACTGCCTATGTTAGAGTTCATGGGGAATTTCATGAGCCTGTTGGAGTCCAGGCCACGCTAAAACTTGAGGGGGAGGGGTCTCCTACCAACTACCATTCCGTTGCAAG GATTTTGGCCTCACAAGAATGCTGGGAGAAGTTGGAAGGTTCGTTTGAGCTTACAACTATACCAAGCCGCTTGGTGTTTTATCTTGAAGGTCCCCCTGCTGGTGTAGATTTGCTCATAGATTCAGTTACCATTTCCTGCAAG AAAGCAGAGAGCAAGACTTCTTCATTGATTGGTGGAacagcaaacatcattttaaattgTGATTTTTCAGAAGGCCTTCATTCATGGCATCCTATCTGCTGCCACGCGTATGTGGCATCACAATGGTCCGGTTTCCTTGATGGTATTAGAGGGGACTCAGGAGAGAATTATGCTGTTGTTTCAAAGAGAACTGAACCCTGGCAAGGTCTCGAACAAGATATTACAGATAGAGTATCTGCTGGTACAGTTTATGCAGTTTCGGCGCGTGTTAGAGTTGATGGGAATATCCATGGCAAAGCTGAAGTCAAAGCAACCCTGAGGTTGCAAAATCCAGATGGATCAACACACTACAATCCTATTGGAAG AGTATTAGCCTCAAAAGAGAAGTGGGAGAAGTTGGAAGGTTCTTTTTCTTTGACAAATATGCCAAAGTGTGTGGTTTTTTACCTTGAAGGGCCTCCTGCTGGGGCGGATCTTATTATTGATTTTGTTACTATTGCTAGGTCTGAACATAAGCAGCCAAAG GAAGTAAAATCAATAAGTGGAATCGAGACTATTATCAAGAATCCTCAGTTTGAAGAAGGGTTAAGCAATTGGTCTGGACGAGGATGTAATATCTGCAGGCATGAGTTCACTGCATATGGGAATGTAAAGCCCGTAAATGGCAGCTACTTTGCTTCAGCAACTGGACGGGTTCACAGTTGGAATGGCATACAGCAAGATATCACAGGCAGAGTGCAGAGAAAAGTTTCTTACGAGATTAGTTCTCCTGTTCGCATATTTGGCAGTGCTAATGAGACTGAAGTTCGGACTACTTTGTGGGTACAAGAATATGGCCGTGAGCAATATCTATGCATTTCGAA AAACCAGGCCTCTGATAAGCGCTGGACACATTTGAAAGGAAAGTTTATCCTTCATGCTCCCTTCTCCAAAGTTGTCCTCTTTATAGAGGGGCCACCAGCAGGAATTGACATCCTTGTAGATGGCCTTGTCCTATCTCCTGCAAGAAAACTTGATGCTGCTCCACGCCCAAAA AATGTTCTGTATGGAGCTAATATCATGCAGAATAGTGCTTGCTCTCGCGGGCTTGCTGGGTGGAGTCCAATGGGTTCATGTCGATTGAGTATCCATACCGAATCACCCCATATGCTATCTTCCATCCTGAAGGACCCCTCGAATCAGAAACATATAAGTGGTCGTTATATCCTTGCTACAAACCGCACTGATGTGTGGATGGGCCCTTCTCAGGTGATAACAGACAAGCTAAAGCTACACACTACTTACCGAGTCTCTGCCTGGGTACGAGCTGGCTCTGGAGGAAATGGCCGTCACCATGTCAATGTTTGTCTTGGTGTAGATGATCAATGGGTTAATGGTGGGCAAATAGAAGCTGATGGGGATCAATGGTATGAAATCAAAGGAGCATTCAAGCTTGAAAAGAAGCCATCTAAAGTTATTGCATATGTTCAGGGTCCCCCTCCGGGTGTTGATATCCGAGTCATGGGTCTCCAAATTTATCCAGTTGATAGGAAAGCACGTTTTGAATATCTTAAGGACAAATCAGATAAG GTAAGGAAGCGTGATATTGTTCTAAAGTTCCAAGGATTAGATGCTGCGAATGTTTTTGGTTCAGCTCTCAGGGTACAACAGACTGAGAACAGTTTTGCATTTGGATCATGCATAAACCGAAGTAACATCGAGAATGAGGATCTTGCTGATTTCTTCGTGAAGAATTTTAATTGGGCTGTATTTGAGAATGAACTGAAGTGGTACTGGACAGAGGCGGAACAAGGGAAGATAAATTATAAAGACTCTGACGAGTTGCTTAAATTCTGTCAGAAACATAACAAACAAGTTCGCGGTCACTGCTTATTCTGGGAAGTGGAAGATTCAGTGCAGCCATGGCTTCGATCACTGCATGGACACCACTTGATGGCTGCTGTACAAGGTCGTTTACAGAGCCTGTTATCAAGGTACAAAGGCCAGTTTAAACATCATGATGTAAACAACGAGATGCTTcatggatctttttatcaagatagGCTTGGAAGGGACATCAGAGCTCACATGTTCAGGGAAGCCCATAAGCTTGATCCTTCAGCAGTCCTCTTTGTCAATGACTACAACGTCGAAGATGGGTGCGATTCGAAATCCACCCCAGAAAAGTTTGTGGAGCAGATTGTCGATCTCCAAGAACGGGGCGCCCCAGTTGGTGGGATCGGCGTGCAAGGTCATATCAGCCATCCAGTGGGAGATATCATCTGCGATTCTCTAGACAAGCTAGCTATACTGGGTCTCCCTATCTGGATTACTGAACTGGATGTCTCGGCGGAGAACGAACACATCCGAGCGGATGATCTCGAGGTGTGCCTCCGTGAATGCTTCGCCCATGCCGCTGTGGAGGGGGTGGTCCTCTGGGGATTCTGGGAGACGTTCATGTTTCGGAATCATGCTCACCTGGTTGATGCTGATGGAACAATCAACGAGACCGGCAGAAGGTACCTTGCCCTGAAGCAGGAGTGGTTGACCAAAACCGATGGTGACATCGATCACCATGGGGAGTTCAAATTCAGAGGCTACCATGGGTCATACACCGTAGAGGTAGCGACGCCCTCGGGGAAGGTGACCCGATCATTTGTTGTGGACAAGGAGAACCCTGTGCAGGTGGTTACCTTGAACATTTAG
- the LOC123043819 gene encoding endo-1,4-beta-xylanase 1 isoform X1: protein MMRRCGWLSLLCRPRRGGRAAVLPPPNPDPPPPQPKGEENHSAPDKVIMENILPNGDFSEDLCLWHSNGCHAFVAVEGSGYHNGIKPHSGSKYAVVTHRTQTWQGLEQDLENISAGTEYIVTAYVRVHGEFHEPVGVQATLKLEGEGSPTNYHSVARILASQECWEKLEGSFELTTIPSRLVFYLEGPPAGVDLLIDSVTISCKKAESKTSSLIGGTANIILNCDFSEGLHSWHPICCHAYVASQWSGFLDGIRGDSGENYAVVSKRTEPWQGLEQDITDRVSAGTVYAVSARVRVDGNIHGKAEVKATLRLQNPDGSTHYNPIGRVLASKEKWEKLEGSFSLTNMPKCVVFYLEGPPAGADLIIDFVTIARSEHKQPKEVKSISGIETIIKNPQFEEGLSNWSGRGCNICRHEFTAYGNVKPVNGSYFASATGRVHSWNGIQQDITGRVQRKVSYEISSPVRIFGSANETEVRTTLWVQEYGREQYLCISKNQASDKRWTHLKGKFILHAPFSKVVLFIEGPPAGIDILVDGLVLSPARKLDAAPRPKVENVLYGANIMQNSACSRGLAGWSPMGSCRLSIHTESPHMLSSILKDPSNQKHISGRYILATNRTDVWMGPSQVITDKLKLHTTYRVSAWVRAGSGGNGRHHVNVCLGVDDQWVNGGQIEADGDQWYEIKGAFKLEKKPSKVIAYVQGPPPGVDIRVMGLQIYPVDRKARFEYLKDKSDKVRKRDIVLKFQGLDAANVFGSALRVQQTENSFAFGSCINRSNIENEDLADFFVKNFNWAVFENELKWYWTEAEQGKINYKDSDELLKFCQKHNKQVRGHCLFWEVEDSVQPWLRSLHGHHLMAAVQGRLQSLLSRYKGQFKHHDVNNEMLHGSFYQDRLGRDIRAHMFREAHKLDPSAVLFVNDYNVEDGCDSKSTPEKFVEQIVDLQERGAPVGGIGVQGHISHPVGDIICDSLDKLAILGLPIWITELDVSAENEHIRADDLEVCLRECFAHAAVEGVVLWGFWETFMFRNHAHLVDADGTINETGRRYLALKQEWLTKTDGDIDHHGEFKFRGYHGSYTVEVATPSGKVTRSFVVDKENPVQVVTLNI, encoded by the exons ATGATGCGGCGCTGCGGGTGGCTTTCGCTTCTCTGCCGCCCCCGCCGGGGTGGCCGCGCCGCCGTCTTGCCGCCGCCCAACCCAGATCCACCGCCTCCCCAGCCCAAG GGAGAGGAGAATCACAGTGCTCCTGACAAAGTTATCATGGAGAACATTCTACCAAACGGTGATTTTTCTGAAGATCTCTGTTTATGGCATTCTAACGGTTGCCATGCGTTTGTTGCCGTTGAAGGGTCTGGTTACCATAATGGTATAAAGCCACATTCAGGGTCTAAATATGCTGTAGTTACTCATCGCACACAGACTTGGCAAGGGCTTGAGCAGGACTTAGAAAACATTAGTGCCGGTACCGAATATATTGTTACTGCCTATGTTAGAGTTCATGGGGAATTTCATGAGCCTGTTGGAGTCCAGGCCACGCTAAAACTTGAGGGGGAGGGGTCTCCTACCAACTACCATTCCGTTGCAAG GATTTTGGCCTCACAAGAATGCTGGGAGAAGTTGGAAGGTTCGTTTGAGCTTACAACTATACCAAGCCGCTTGGTGTTTTATCTTGAAGGTCCCCCTGCTGGTGTAGATTTGCTCATAGATTCAGTTACCATTTCCTGCAAG AAAGCAGAGAGCAAGACTTCTTCATTGATTGGTGGAacagcaaacatcattttaaattgTGATTTTTCAGAAGGCCTTCATTCATGGCATCCTATCTGCTGCCACGCGTATGTGGCATCACAATGGTCCGGTTTCCTTGATGGTATTAGAGGGGACTCAGGAGAGAATTATGCTGTTGTTTCAAAGAGAACTGAACCCTGGCAAGGTCTCGAACAAGATATTACAGATAGAGTATCTGCTGGTACAGTTTATGCAGTTTCGGCGCGTGTTAGAGTTGATGGGAATATCCATGGCAAAGCTGAAGTCAAAGCAACCCTGAGGTTGCAAAATCCAGATGGATCAACACACTACAATCCTATTGGAAG AGTATTAGCCTCAAAAGAGAAGTGGGAGAAGTTGGAAGGTTCTTTTTCTTTGACAAATATGCCAAAGTGTGTGGTTTTTTACCTTGAAGGGCCTCCTGCTGGGGCGGATCTTATTATTGATTTTGTTACTATTGCTAGGTCTGAACATAAGCAGCCAAAG GAAGTAAAATCAATAAGTGGAATCGAGACTATTATCAAGAATCCTCAGTTTGAAGAAGGGTTAAGCAATTGGTCTGGACGAGGATGTAATATCTGCAGGCATGAGTTCACTGCATATGGGAATGTAAAGCCCGTAAATGGCAGCTACTTTGCTTCAGCAACTGGACGGGTTCACAGTTGGAATGGCATACAGCAAGATATCACAGGCAGAGTGCAGAGAAAAGTTTCTTACGAGATTAGTTCTCCTGTTCGCATATTTGGCAGTGCTAATGAGACTGAAGTTCGGACTACTTTGTGGGTACAAGAATATGGCCGTGAGCAATATCTATGCATTTCGAA AAACCAGGCCTCTGATAAGCGCTGGACACATTTGAAAGGAAAGTTTATCCTTCATGCTCCCTTCTCCAAAGTTGTCCTCTTTATAGAGGGGCCACCAGCAGGAATTGACATCCTTGTAGATGGCCTTGTCCTATCTCCTGCAAGAAAACTTGATGCTGCTCCACGCCCAAAAGTTGAG AATGTTCTGTATGGAGCTAATATCATGCAGAATAGTGCTTGCTCTCGCGGGCTTGCTGGGTGGAGTCCAATGGGTTCATGTCGATTGAGTATCCATACCGAATCACCCCATATGCTATCTTCCATCCTGAAGGACCCCTCGAATCAGAAACATATAAGTGGTCGTTATATCCTTGCTACAAACCGCACTGATGTGTGGATGGGCCCTTCTCAGGTGATAACAGACAAGCTAAAGCTACACACTACTTACCGAGTCTCTGCCTGGGTACGAGCTGGCTCTGGAGGAAATGGCCGTCACCATGTCAATGTTTGTCTTGGTGTAGATGATCAATGGGTTAATGGTGGGCAAATAGAAGCTGATGGGGATCAATGGTATGAAATCAAAGGAGCATTCAAGCTTGAAAAGAAGCCATCTAAAGTTATTGCATATGTTCAGGGTCCCCCTCCGGGTGTTGATATCCGAGTCATGGGTCTCCAAATTTATCCAGTTGATAGGAAAGCACGTTTTGAATATCTTAAGGACAAATCAGATAAG GTAAGGAAGCGTGATATTGTTCTAAAGTTCCAAGGATTAGATGCTGCGAATGTTTTTGGTTCAGCTCTCAGGGTACAACAGACTGAGAACAGTTTTGCATTTGGATCATGCATAAACCGAAGTAACATCGAGAATGAGGATCTTGCTGATTTCTTCGTGAAGAATTTTAATTGGGCTGTATTTGAGAATGAACTGAAGTGGTACTGGACAGAGGCGGAACAAGGGAAGATAAATTATAAAGACTCTGACGAGTTGCTTAAATTCTGTCAGAAACATAACAAACAAGTTCGCGGTCACTGCTTATTCTGGGAAGTGGAAGATTCAGTGCAGCCATGGCTTCGATCACTGCATGGACACCACTTGATGGCTGCTGTACAAGGTCGTTTACAGAGCCTGTTATCAAGGTACAAAGGCCAGTTTAAACATCATGATGTAAACAACGAGATGCTTcatggatctttttatcaagatagGCTTGGAAGGGACATCAGAGCTCACATGTTCAGGGAAGCCCATAAGCTTGATCCTTCAGCAGTCCTCTTTGTCAATGACTACAACGTCGAAGATGGGTGCGATTCGAAATCCACCCCAGAAAAGTTTGTGGAGCAGATTGTCGATCTCCAAGAACGGGGCGCCCCAGTTGGTGGGATCGGCGTGCAAGGTCATATCAGCCATCCAGTGGGAGATATCATCTGCGATTCTCTAGACAAGCTAGCTATACTGGGTCTCCCTATCTGGATTACTGAACTGGATGTCTCGGCGGAGAACGAACACATCCGAGCGGATGATCTCGAGGTGTGCCTCCGTGAATGCTTCGCCCATGCCGCTGTGGAGGGGGTGGTCCTCTGGGGATTCTGGGAGACGTTCATGTTTCGGAATCATGCTCACCTGGTTGATGCTGATGGAACAATCAACGAGACCGGCAGAAGGTACCTTGCCCTGAAGCAGGAGTGGTTGACCAAAACCGATGGTGACATCGATCACCATGGGGAGTTCAAATTCAGAGGCTACCATGGGTCATACACCGTAGAGGTAGCGACGCCCTCGGGGAAGGTGACCCGATCATTTGTTGTGGACAAGGAGAACCCTGTGCAGGTGGTTACCTTGAACATTTAG